A single genomic interval of Candidatus Afararchaeum irisae harbors:
- a CDS encoding site-specific integrase has product MVRIDDSGDEVKCWLSYPDEVDLLSRQAREEDWKRRIAVLLMGKVGLRASGVPTARPRGLQYNDDGEYWELEVRGKNTKGGEKATRDAYVPRGVKRELENYAKERDIAPSEPYVDVSVDSIRRWVREAAQSLVDAGESERWSHVSSHDLRRSWATHHLVEKDVSVRVMMEIGGWSSYQSIEPYLAKPTPSTIGEELS; this is encoded by the coding sequence ATGGTGCGTATAGACGACTCAGGCGACGAGGTGAAATGCTGGTTATCCTATCCCGACGAGGTCGACCTCCTATCTCGACAGGCACGCGAAGAAGACTGGAAGCGTAGGATAGCCGTGCTCTTGATGGGTAAGGTCGGGCTTCGAGCCAGCGGTGTACCTACGGCTCGACCTCGGGGTCTACAGTACAACGACGACGGAGAGTACTGGGAACTCGAAGTACGAGGTAAGAACACTAAGGGCGGCGAGAAAGCCACGAGAGACGCATACGTACCCCGAGGTGTGAAACGTGAGCTGGAGAACTACGCTAAAGAGAGAGACATAGCACCGTCTGAACCATACGTCGACGTCTCCGTGGACTCTATCCGTCGATGGGTACGTGAAGCCGCACAGAGTCTCGTAGATGCGGGAGAGTCCGAACGGTGGAGTCACGTGTCGAGTCACGATCTACGCCGTAGCTGGGCGACACACCACCTCGTTGAGAAGGACGTCTCCGTGCGTGTAATGATGGAGATAGGCGGCTGGTCGTCGTACCAGAGCATAGAACCGTACTTGGCTAAACCGACGCCGTCGACAATAGGGGAAGAACTCAGTTAG
- a CDS encoding ribbon-helix-helix domain-containing protein, translating to MSESLKPVQARIPEKVEEELDELIETGEYASRSEVIREALRKLLAENRRESLRELAERAGVSEDEMLEELDEVRHG from the coding sequence ATGTCGGAGAGTCTGAAACCAGTACAGGCACGTATACCTGAGAAAGTCGAGGAGGAGCTAGACGAACTCATAGAGACGGGCGAGTACGCAAGTCGGAGTGAGGTGATCCGTGAGGCTCTCCGGAAACTACTCGCCGAGAACCGACGTGAGTCCCTACGTGAGTTAGCTGAACGCGCAGGCGTGAGTGAAGACGAGATGCTCGAAGAACTCGACGAAGTTAGACACGGATGA
- a CDS encoding PIN domain-containing protein, which produces MNSGNSTAFVDTNVLISGIFFDGLEAELLDSRSIHLVTAEVCHDELEEVAVRKSGTFGISEQGAVEALDTALIDIDIIPEEEYEDRYGEAVDVLGEGNDAKVFASVLEAKPDYFVTGDKDFHTDTVAEKVNVVRTREVLEEID; this is translated from the coding sequence ATGAACTCCGGTAATAGTACTGCTTTCGTGGATACTAACGTTCTAATCTCGGGGATCTTCTTCGATGGTCTTGAAGCTGAACTCTTAGACTCACGGAGTATACATCTCGTTACAGCTGAGGTCTGTCATGATGAACTCGAAGAAGTAGCAGTACGTAAGTCAGGTACTTTCGGGATCTCCGAACAGGGAGCAGTTGAGGCTCTCGACACCGCGCTGATAGACATCGATATTATCCCCGAAGAAGAGTACGAGGATCGGTACGGTGAGGCAGTCGATGTATTAGGCGAAGGCAACGACGCTAAGGTCTTCGCCTCGGTGCTCGAAGCTAAGCCAGATTACTTCGTCACCGGTGACAAGGACTTTCACACGGATACTGTGGCTGAGAAGGTCAACGTCGTGCGTACACGGGAGGTCTTAGAAGAGATAGACTAA
- a CDS encoding winged helix-turn-helix domain-containing protein, with translation MSETQQNTGEEDMELVDDDNLADNTEMLNFLGDNPRARILTVLVLERGDDISISELCRLAGVSRSTVYKYDIIDDLEKIGAVESRNMAGGKLVKLNSDNDVAQKFVEFGKSLTQNRLGRTR, from the coding sequence ATGAGTGAAACCCAACAAAACACGGGTGAAGAGGACATGGAACTCGTGGACGACGACAACCTTGCGGACAACACAGAGATGCTAAACTTCTTGGGTGATAATCCTCGCGCACGGATACTCACTGTGTTGGTTCTCGAACGTGGGGATGATATTAGCATCTCGGAGCTCTGTCGTCTTGCTGGAGTTAGCCGTAGTACCGTGTACAAATACGACATAATCGATGACCTCGAAAAAATTGGAGCGGTGGAATCCCGTAACATGGCAGGAGGAAAGTTAGTCAAACTTAACTCGGACAATGATGTCGCTCAGAAATTCGTTGAGTTCGGGAAGTCTCTCACCCAAAACCGTCTCGGCCGCACTCGGTAA